GTGCTCGTCCTCGAATATCCCATCGAGCACCAATATTTCCTCACCGCCCGTGTGGGTATGAGACAGAAAGACGCTGCCTGCGGCATAGCGGACAATCGAGGTCGCCCGAGCCACTTCCCCGCCGATGCGGTAAAGCATCCGGCGATCGACCCCGCGAGCCGGACTGGCGACCCAATCGAGTTTCGCGGCGTGCACGACGGTCGGCTTGGTGAAATCATGATTCAGACGCATCGTTTTTCTCCATCGTCAGCACCACCCGAAACTTGACGCGGCCGGACTTCATCTCACCGCTATTCTTCGTAAACGGCAAGAAGTTTACCAGGGCACAATCGGTCGAGGAAATGAGAGCCAGTATCGAGGAGGCATCAAAACCGCATTGAGCGTCTTTTGCGGGGCTGGTTTAAGCAGCTTGTTGCGCCGAGGCTCGCATATTGTCGTTCATGCCATAGATTAAGCCGATCGGTCGTTGATCGATCGTGTGCTGTCGAGGCCGGGTACTGGCCGGCACATGTTCATAATTTGCGGGAGCTGCATGATGGAATATCGTCGTTTGGGAAAGTCGGGCCTGCAGGTGAGCGAGTTCTCCTTCGGCTCATGGGTCACTTTCGGTAAGCAGGTGAACGGCGGTGACGCCGTCGATCTCATGCGGCTTGCCTACGACAACGGGGTGAACTTCTTCGACAATGCTGAAGGCTATGAAAGCGGCAAGTCGGAGATCGTCATGGGCGAGGCGCTGAAGTCGCTTGGTTGGAGCCGCGACAGCTTCGTCGTCTCCAGCAAGGTTTTCTGGGGAGGCCAGAAGCCGACGCAGCGCGGCCTCTCGCGCAAGCATGTGACCGACGCCTGCCACGCGGCGCTGAAGCGGCTTCAGGTCGACTATCTCGACCTCTACTTCTGCCATCGCCCCGACATCGACACGCCGGTCGAGGAAACGGTCCGGGCGATGCACGATCTCGTCGCCCAGGGCAAGGTGCTCTATTGGGGGACATCGGAATGGTCGGCGCAGCAGCTGACCGAAGCCTATGCCGTGGCCCGGGACCTGCGCCTCACGCCTCCGACCATGGAGCAGCCGCAGTACAACATCTTTGAGCGCCAGAAGGTCGAGGCCGATTATCTCCCGCTCTACGACTTGATCGGCCTCGGCACCACCATCTGGTCGCCGCTCGCCTCGGGCGTCCTGACCGGTAAATACAATAACGGCGTGCCGGACGACAGCCGCATGAACCTTCCCGGCTACGAATGGCTGAAGGAAAGATGGTCGAGCGACGCCGGCCGCGCTCAGCTCCGACAAGTTGGCGAACTCGCAAAACTCGCCGACGAGGTCGGCTTGTCGATCACTCATCTTGCCCTTTTGTGGTGCCTCGCCAATCCGAACGTCTCTACCGTCATTCTCGGCGCCTCGCGCGCCAGCCAGCTGCAGGACAACCTCGCGGCCCTCTCGCACCGGCACAAGATGACACCTGAGGTGATGGACCGCATTGATGCGATTGCAGGAAATAAGCCGGAAGGTCCACGACGTTTCTGACGCAAGTCGCGCAAAAGTGTCCGAGGCGGGGCTCTGCCGGAGCTTGACAACGTGACGAGGCGCGTTGCATTTTCGCCACAATGCGTTGCTTAAAGGTCACGCAAGGGTTTTGGACATTTCGCTCCCGATCGCGTCGTTCCGACGCTGGCTCTCATGAGCCGGCGTTCTTTGGTTTCGGTCGGATGGCGGGCGGCGGGTGCCGTCTGAAGAGAGGCCGAATGACGCAGGATGGGGTAGCGCCGGCGGCGGGGGAGACGGTGACGACGGTGACCGATCGCCGCGCCCTTTTCGCCGTACCGGGCCTCGTGCTAGCCGGCGGCGCGCTTCTCTGCGCAACAATCACACTCTTCATACTGCTCGGCCTGACGCCGATCGCGCCGACCTCGCATGTCGTCATCACCTCGGTGATCGTCAATTCCTTCTTCGTCCTGACGCTGCTGGCGCTGATCGCCCGCGAGGTGTCGAGGCTGCTCAAGGCGCGCACAAGGGGCAGGGCGGCCGCGCGCCTGCACATTCGTATCGTCGTGCTCTTCTCAATCGTCGCGATCACGCCGGCGATCCTCGTTGCCATCTTCGCCAGCATCACGCTGAATGCCGGCCTCGATCGCTGGTTTGCGCTGCGCACCCAGTCGATCGTCAGCTCGTCGCGCAATATCGGCCAGGCCTACATGATGGAGAACGCCAGCTACCTGCAGGGGCAGACGGTCTCCATGGCCAACGACCTGGAGCGCAACCGCGCCCTCTACAGCCTCGACAGGACGGGCTTCGCCGACCTGATGACGCGCCAGGCAAGGGGCCGCGGCCTGCTCG
This DNA window, taken from Rhizobium etli CFN 42, encodes the following:
- a CDS encoding potassium channel beta subunit family protein, with protein sequence MEYRRLGKSGLQVSEFSFGSWVTFGKQVNGGDAVDLMRLAYDNGVNFFDNAEGYESGKSEIVMGEALKSLGWSRDSFVVSSKVFWGGQKPTQRGLSRKHVTDACHAALKRLQVDYLDLYFCHRPDIDTPVEETVRAMHDLVAQGKVLYWGTSEWSAQQLTEAYAVARDLRLTPPTMEQPQYNIFERQKVEADYLPLYDLIGLGTTIWSPLASGVLTGKYNNGVPDDSRMNLPGYEWLKERWSSDAGRAQLRQVGELAKLADEVGLSITHLALLWCLANPNVSTVILGASRASQLQDNLAALSHRHKMTPEVMDRIDAIAGNKPEGPRRF